A single region of the Lycium barbarum isolate Lr01 chromosome 2, ASM1917538v2, whole genome shotgun sequence genome encodes:
- the LOC132628268 gene encoding pentatricopeptide repeat-containing protein At1g25360 has product MKNVVKTSLQNQPDTVATIANFYAVQLQLLCRQKKHATSAFALVRSIHANMITSGFRPRGHVLNRLIDIYCKNSGLVYAKRLFDKIPQPDVVVRTTMIAAYSASAEPKLARDVFDKTPLSIRDTICYNAMITGYSHNNDGHAAIKLFLDMRWKSFQPDEYTYTSVLAALALIADHEMHCRQLHCAVVKSGMAEIKCVVNALISVYVRCASSPLVSSLLLMDSASKLFYEMPERDDLSWTTIITGYVKNDDLDAARKVFDGMDEKLLVAWNAMISGYVHKGFIFEALDMLRKMYLAGMKPDEFTCTSILSACADAGLFLLGKQVHAYVRRTEEEIHVSVQNALITLYWKCGRVDEARKVFDNLVFKDLVSWNAVLSAYVSAGRINEAKLFFDEMPEKNSLAWTVMISGFAQNGQGEESLKLFNQMRVNGTELCDYAFVGAITSCAVLATLETGCQLHAQLIQRGFDSSLSAGNALITFYGRSGVIEAARTVFLTMPCVDLVSWNALIAALGQHGYGAQAVELFDQMLCEHITPDRISFLTVISACSHAGLVEKGREYFNIMQSVYKINPGEDHYARLVDLLSRAGMLSEAKDVIQSMPNKPGAPIWEALLAGSRTHRNVDLGVEAAEKLFELTPQHDGTYILLANTFAAAGRWDDAAKVRKLMRDQGVKKEPGCSWIKVENTIHVFLVDDTAHPEIQAVYNYLEELRLKMRKMGYVPDTQYVLHDMETEQKEYALSTHSEKLAVVFGLLKLPRGATIRVFKNLRICGDCHNAFKFMSKVEAREIIVRDGNRFHHFRDGGCSCGNYW; this is encoded by the coding sequence GTTGCTACCATTGCTAACTTTTACGCAGTCCAGCTCCAACTTCTTTGCCGACAGAAAAAGCATGCCACCTCAGCTTTTGCTCTTGTCCGATCAATCCATGCCAACATGATCACCTCCGGATTCAGGCCGCGTGGCCACGTCCTTAATCGCTTAATTGATATTTACTGCAAAAACTCCGGCCTTGTTTATGCAAAGCGCCTGTTTGATAAAATTCCCCAACCAGATGTCGTCGTAAGAACAACTATGATTGCTGCATACTCTGCCTCCGCAGAACCCAAGCTTGCGAGAGACGTCTTTGACAAAACCCCATTAAGCATCCGTGACACTATTTGTTACAACGCTATGATTACAGGCTATTCACACAACAATGATGGCCATGCTGCTATTAAATTGTTTCTTGATATGAGGTGGAAAAGTTTTCAGCCTGATGAGTATACCTACACCTCGGTGCTTGCAGCTTTAGCCCTTATAGCTGATCATGAAATGCACTGCCGGCAGCTGCATTGCGCTGTTGTGAAGTCAGGCATGGCTGAAATTAAGTGTGTTGTCAATGCACTTATATCAGTTTATGTCAGATGTGCTTCGTCACCCCTAGTATCATCCTTGCTGTTGATGGACTCAGCAAGCAAGTTATTCTATGAGATGCCAGAACGGGATGACTTGTCCTGGACTACGATTATCACAGGGTATGTGAAGAATGATGACCTTGATGCTGCTCGAAAGGTTTTTGACGGTATGGATGAAAAATTGCTTGTGGCATGGAATGCAATGATCTCTGGATATGTGCATAAAGGTTTCATCTTTGAAGCATTAGACATGTTAAGGAAAATGTATCTAGCGGGGATGAAGCCCGATGAGTTTACCTGCACCAGTATCCTCAGTGCTTGTGCGGATGCTGGATTGTTTCTTCTTGGAAAGCAGGTGCATGCTTATGTTAGACGAACAGAAGAGGAAATTCATGTTTCTGTACAGAATGCTTTAATAACATTATATTGGAAATGTGGTAGAGTCGATGAGGCAAGAAAAGTTTTTGATAATCTAGTCTTTAAGGACCTTGTTTCGTGGAATGCAGTTCTATCAGCATATGTGAGTGCAGGACGGATTAATGAAGCTAAACTATTTTTCGATGAGATGCCAGAGAAGAATTCCCTGGCATGGACTGTAATGATATCAGGATTTGCACAAAATGGACAGGGGGAAGAAAGTCTCAAACTGTTCAACCAAATGAGAGTAAATGGGACCGAGCTGTGCGACTATGCATTTGTAGGAGCTATTACATCTTGTGCAGTGCTTGCAACACTAGAAACTGGATGCCAGCTCCATGCTCAGCTTATCCAGCGTGGTTTTGATTCAAGCCTTTCAGCTGGAAATGCATTGATAACATTTTATGGAAGATCTGGGGTCATTGAAGCTGCACGCACTGTGTTTCTCACAATGCCTTGTGTAGATTTGGTATCCTGGAATGCATTAATTGCTGCCTTGGGACAACATGGATATGGTGCTCAAGCTGTAGAACTTTTTGATCAGATGTTATGTGAACATATAACGCCTGACAGAATAAGCTTTCTCACAGTTATATCTGCTTGTAGTCATGCAGGATTGGTTGAAAAGGGACGAGAATACTTTAATATAATGCAAAGTGTTTATAAGATAAATCCAGGAGAAGATCACTATGCCCGTTTAGTTGATTTGTTGTCTCGAGCTGGAATGTTATCAGAAGCAAAAGATGTGATCCAGAGTATGCCTAATAAACCTGGGGCACCCATTTGGGAAGCTCTTCTTGCTGGTTCCCGAACTCATAGGAACGTTGATTTGGGGGTTGAAGCAGCAGAAAAACTCTTTGAGTTGACGCCACAACATGATGGAACGTACATACTTCTGGCTAACACATTCGCTGCTGCAGGCCGATGGGATGACGCTGCTAAGGTGCGAAAACTGATGAGAGACCAAGGGGTGAAAAAAGAGCCTGGATGTAGTTGGATTAAGGTTGAGAATACCATTCATGTCTTTTTGGTGGATGATACTGCACATCCTGAAATTCAAGCAGTGTACAATTACCTGGAGGAATTAAGACTGAAGATGAGGAAAATGGGATACGTTCCAGACACGCAATATGTGTTGCATGATATGGAGACTGAGCAAAAGGAGTATGCTCTATCAACTCATAGTGAAAAGCTGGCGGTTGTATTTGGGCTCTTGAAGCTTCCTCGTGGAGCCACAATTAGGGTCTTCAAGAACCTTCGGATTTGTGGTGACTGCCACAATGCGTTCAAGTTCATGTCGAAGGTTGAGGCAAGAGAAATCATCGTCAGGGATGGGAATCGGTTTCATCATTTCAGGGATGGTGGATGCTCATGTGGGAATTACTGGTGA